The Toxorhynchites rutilus septentrionalis strain SRP chromosome 1, ASM2978413v1, whole genome shotgun sequence genome contains the following window.
GACATCTGTCCGCAACTAAGGAATCAGAAGTAGTTATAATAATGATGATAACCCTTGAATTAGTTTTAGTTGGACAAAAAAGCAGTTTCATACTTAATAGGTGGATAAAGAATATAAACATAACATCAATTTACAGAACTCGAATTAATTTATTCTCGAGCCCTACGATAAAATTTTcgtatcaatcaatttttttttcactaaatTTTCAAAGAAACGCTCATTGACTTCAAAACACCAAATCGATTCAATCACTCCAGACTCTCTCCGGAGGGGAGTCCACAATCCCCGGAACCGATTCCATCATCATCGGACAGTTTGCGCACCTCTTGGACGCACTCGATCTGCGATTCCACTTTCGAAACCGACTCCGCAACGATCGTCCGGGTCTTGAACACCAAAGCACGACCTTCCTCGTGATCGTAGACGCTTCCGTGGAATGCGGCGCATTCGCCGCCGTCTTCGCTCCACACGCAATCACCCGAAATAGACTCCAGCTCGAAGTGAAACGTGTTGGGGCTACGTTTCGTCACCTTAAATGCGCCGGATTCCTTCAGCACCTTTGACAACATGGCTGACATCCTTTCCCGGCTCGAGGGTAGATCCTTGGAGGGACCGGAGGAAGCAAGTGAGCAATGCGGGACAGCATCTCGCTTCGGAGTCGTGCCGCCGTTCAGTGAGCTTTTCAAAAGTAGCTGGCGTAGCTCATCGATGGCATCGTTCGGACCCTGGGAATCTGCTTCCGGTTGTGGGGAATCCGATGGGGTCTCGTCGTCTGCCGGTCCCGGCAGTAGGTTAAATGATACGGACGGTTTCTCGTTCAGCGATCGCGAGTGCGATCGCTCGGGTTGCAGATCCGCACTAGGCTTAGGGTCAAGAAGAGAAATCAGCTCCCGACTCCAGCTACCAATGATTCTAAGGAAGGTTAGCAGAAGCGCTTGCATTAACGCGAGAATGGAACCAGCGCCGTGCCCGGTTGGCTCATCCGGGCTTGAGAGATCGTGAACTTTCTGAACGATCTCAACTGAAGAAGGTGTTTCCAGCACTTCAGAAGACGCGTTTTGATGCGTGTTGTGATCCGTCAGTAGCGTAACTCCGGGACAGCTTCTTAGAGGAGTCAACGGAGGACGGCTGGTTCCTTCGCCAGTGGGAAACTTTTTAAGTATTTCAAATAATGCCCTTTGGGACGTTTCATGTTTCACGAATATATCGAGCAGACCATCGCGCAGCGCGTATATAACGGAGTCACTATCAGGTTCGGCATTGCTGTTGAAGATTATTCCCTCGAAGAATGTTCGGAGAACATCCCAAGGCCTGTAATCAGTCGGGCGTTTTCCTGTCATTTGACATCTAACTATATCCTCTAGTGTTTCCCGGATTTGGTTTATGATGAGAAGATGATTTTCGTCCTCCGATGGGTTCATTAACTGCTGTGTTATGGTACGGATTTTGTCGAGTACTGTACTGCTTTTGAATTCATAGGATAGTGTTTTCTGTTCGCTATGGAACACTTGGCCAATTGTTGCCGCAATGCACTTCATATCTCTCTCATCCAAAACGTTGTTTAAAATGAATTGTTCGATCAGCATTCGAAGATCGTGTACAAGATCGGCAGGGCTTGCGTTGGATTTGGTTTTAATCCAATTTTTACTGACGGTTTGTATGATGGTAGAGCAGCCGGCCCCATTATTTACCAAAGACTGATCAAGTTCCTGTTTGATCTGTTCTATGAAGCCGCTACATTCCGCCTTTGAATGAGCTTGCACTAATAATTTCTGGTAGGATTCGTGAACTAGTTTTCGAAACTGTTCCGTCAACGTTTTACTGTCCATCTCCTGGAGGCTTTTGGAACTGGTTATAACCGCACCAGAAGACGTGTTCGGGAAGCTCAACACGCCAACAATACGCTCGCCTGATGCGAACGCCGTTACGTGGGGTTCTGTAGATAACGTCTGTTCAATAATATTTTCCTGGCTGACCATCGATTCCCTCAAGAAACCTTCCAGAAGATCTACGGAGATACGATCACCATCACTCCTACTTGCAAAACCCTGACCAACTGGATCTGTGGAACGCACAGGCTGTACCAAGATGGCGGTTTCATCGCCATCTCCGTAATACCCCACAATCCCTTCCGTTCTAGCGGCCGATGCTGTTACCGGGTTCAATCTCGAATGCGAATGAACAACGATCTTGTCCCCTAGGTAGTCCAAAATCTCCTCGAGTGTCGTTTGAAGTTTCATCAGCGTTGATTCCCTCGGAGTGCCTTGCACTCGCTCTAGAATATCCATCGTTACTTCGCGCATTCGCCGAGTCGCTTTCCTTCGGTTCATGATCTCTTGTTCCGCACTGCAAGGGCTTCCCTCGTCGTCGTGACAAACAGACTCCCCGCTCTCGTCGTTTCCCAGCATCTCGTTGACCTCTCGCAACCAATCCGCCACCCGTTGGTACCTCGCGCTCGCCTCGCTGGTGGACAGCTGCAACAAAATCGTTGTGCTTCCCTCCACAATAGCTCCAACGGCGTGACCCTCAACCCGCCCGGCAATCGAAATGCTACGATCATTTCCACCTTCCAGCCCATCCTCCGTAACCACTGGTTCCCATTCGCCGCTGGCTTTCGAGGCGGCACCTTCCGCTGTGAAGGTTCCCTCGGATTCCGGTGATCCGAGCCGATCGTGCCGATAGGTGCCATCGTAAATGGTTGCAGGCAACGGATAGTAGGTTATATTGCGCTCCGTACCCACACCCTGCTCGGAGTCCTGCAGAATGCGTAGATTCTCGGATATAACTTCCACACTGCCATCTTCCGAAAGCTCGATGATCAGCTGAGTATCCTCGTCCCCCGTCTCCTCCTCTTTAACCGCGGAGTTCCTGGAACGCGAGCGACGCACTCGACGGGCGGACCGACGCGGCTGGCGACAACGATTCATTTGCGGGGTGCCTTCGGGATTTTTCGTACTGAGTACTGAAAACTGTCGTGAGGGGGTgctttttacacggatttcggGTGAAAAACGACAGGAATTACCTTCGTAATTGGATACGATttgtgaatttcaaattttgacgtTATGACCGATCGCAGCAGCAAAATTAATGGTACAAGAAAATCGTGGCACACTATTCCGGTTGCTATGTTAGCGGAAATTGGACATCGCTGACCAAGTTTGGCATGGCCAGCTGTTGGTTAcgttgtttcaaaacaaaaatcaaccGGGAAAACGTAATACACCAGGCAAACgaatgccgtccgacgctcacTAAAGCTCGGTAAGACATTGGTAATGGGTCGTAtcttatgtttcaaactaaccgggcaatcggtggaacacaggtttgcgtaCGAGACACCACCGCTTCCGacagcgggtcggcggtggactcagctgtctcgattccttatcctcgttaaatagGGACTTCGGactacattgacctcagaataagtatccaaaaaaacgaaaacgagaaaataaatttataggataaaagattttggtttgtccgatttagggtgttttcacgcaactagtaaatcgATTTTACTTAATGAAAAtaacatataatcaagacgagtttgggtttgttgaaaagttcCAAGCCTCTTTTTGCTAATAATACCGAAAGGctttgaaattattaaaatttttacgTATTTTAATATTtgtcctcaaagaggaattattaTCATGAGGTCGGTGCagtttttgtttgaaatatgttGTTTCTCCTTATATCCGTGAGTGTTTTCCGAAATTGTGtgtggaaaaaataaactttctgatAACGGGGCTTTTGGTGTTTTCAGAAAGATTCAATTTGTGCCCTTCAGGTGTTGTAGAATGTTTGTGGTGTGCAGCAGTGTTTTGGTTTAATGGAGGGTCTGTGTTTTCTGTGACAGTAATATACGGTTTGTGGGAAATGGAGGGAAATtcaacatttggcataaaaaagtTCGTTCGGCTGAGTGAGCAAAGCATTGTTTTCAGTTTCGGTATTCAGATGCTTCGTTTCGTTTTATTTCTTGTTCCGAAACGCGcgcaaatgtgttggtgtgtgtTATTGTGTAGTTTCTCGAGTGAGTGTCGAACTGCACCGAAGATGAGAGTGCGTGTTTACGCGAGTGAAATGACGGTGAAAAAGCGCGCACAAGTTCGATTATTGTAGCTTCGTGTGTGTATTTCCCCCCTCATAACTAAGGCGAAGTGTGTGAGTTTGTGTTCTCACCGCAATGATGATATTACCGCTCAATCGTCGCGTGTTCGGTTTTGTGTTTGTGccgtatttatttttaaataccaTCGTATAATACACAAATGGCTGCGTATAGGTGTTCGTTATTATATTCTTTTTTACATCGAGCGCGAAGTTGTTTCATCGTATCGCAGCCAAAGGATCCATCGATATAGCCTATGCAGTGGTGGCATCGTTATAGCGTGCAGTGATGTCAGAGAAGTTTTGTTTCATATACCAACGTCATTtacattaattaaattaatttttgacagtttttttttaccaaactCTCATTCCTTCATTTTCTATTATTTGTACACAAGGTAGGAGAATAAATTCGAGAATTTCTGTTTCTACTCCGAAAGAATAATTTGAGGTTAAAAGTCTTCAATTCTATTTTCACTAaattacaaaaatataaaattcgaaAACATGTGGAATTTAAACTTTTAAAATTCCAGAattaaacattcaaaaatttaaaatctaacagtataaattcaaaaatcaaaaacttaaaaaatcggAAGGTGTGATTCCTAGATTATTACCTGAAATCGTTTGAAGAGGTTCTCTCGGTTGCATTCTCGGGTTTCCCGCGGAAGGCTCTCCGACGTCGCAATCAGATTACTAATCGCGGCGGCGAGGGATGTGTTTGCGGGAGGCCTGGGGAGACCGAGAGGGGTCCTCTGGAACCAATAGGATCGTCGAAAAAGCGTACACGCGgtgaataatagaatatatcGCCGGGACGATTGTTACTAAAAATGGTTttctcggtgaccttctcaggtttcccaaaaataactaaGTCGTCGCGATTGAAGTGTGAAACAGAGGGCCGCATTATGAGCATCGCTTCGCGGTGAGGGcgagatgatttgtatgcaaggttatatacactttatctcgttttcaccgtgaggtGATGTTTGTGATCAGGCTTAGAGTAGGTGTGATGAATAACGGAACATATGGCCGGATCGGTTGCCTTGgaggagttttctcggttaccttctcatgtTTCCCACTATTGAATCTCCGCCAACGCgattgaatttcgatgaaaGGTACATGCGATGaatactagaatatattaatataatgtattatataaaatgtatcaattttacaggttttccttctcaggatacctaaagataatctctgtcGCGTGTTGTAACACATGATATTTTCGTATTTCTGTTTTGTCGAGAGGTTAATTGTTcgcatttacataatcacatcacttaccgcagtgaatcctgatttttcttaaccatttccactaacaactatcccttccatgataaacgctagggaaccacgctatagaggcgacccttctggccttcgggcggtgaatatcatactaacaatccttccctttccctggtgactgtaaggacgtggccggcgtcgttattgaccatttaaagctcgaatcaccgaaaattgcacaacgagaatgatttgctagtcccaagcgtcattctgtgtgttctttgtgcaatttggttggttcaggtcaatcacggaaagcaactacgaattgtacagtctacccaagctcaagctcaagctcaaagaggaattattaTCATGAGTTGTTCGGTttcagaaatcaccatttttgaacgaAAGCATTCGAAtcctcaagtagatgttgcatttatcattgcttgagtttactgtcatcatattgattcattcataatttaggctttcttcagaatgttGTCTTTTCTTGGGCACTTTAAAAGTGTTGACCTCAACACActtaacacagagaaactttatttctgctatgcgcgaaggacaccataaacaaactgcagcgcgccaagcggttgccatagaaatcttATGGACAAAACAACGTTAGTGAATCggactcatgatcagaattgaggtcatcgaagtGCATTAATgacatggtttagctatgaaaatctgatacaaatggtgtgcaagcatgatgttcacaatatttgtaagtgttataatccaaaaaaggtctgaatacgtgccaaataatcatctggtgattggaTGAAAGTTAGCCCAAAAGAGGGGCGCactgacaccaatagaaggtggattttatgaacctttaaaacatttgaatctgtgaaaatattctataaaactactgtaaattatgaaaaagactattatatttttatatttggaaacatttgtatacctgatttgacacaggggcgctgaattagagcattcaaaaaagtggacaaaccatgatcatattttcgactggacaaaccaacaccATTTACCTTCATAGGAATGTGAGGCATTTATACACACCTGATTTTTTCCCGgatcacaatatttctagcctactagactttttctaagcggttgtttctgttgcagttgtttattGCGGCGATCTATTCCAGTCAcgatgacagacatacaacaattttttgcaggggtagtagtttttttttcaaagaagactagctcatcgACTTCAATTCAATGTGagaattatctgaatcggtgtagtatttcaaacgttatgaattttttaaaaaaaaccatggttttttgaaaaaagtgaaagtttaccatcggttaactgtgaaaaatcataactcaaaaacgaaaatgaaCACATCCTTGATTTTCGGATAttggctaattggctttaatctgATATGGCGATTatcggaatcggtccagtagttcaaaacatataaatttttgaaaaaatgggaaaaaactgaaactgaaaaaactaaaaccgaaatggtcaccctaacgaaaaaataaaaaaaaaatacgggtctaatattttgtgataacAAACAAAACTATCTGTTTTCACGAAATTAtgagaaacactatatcggtttggcatggaatggctgtaaatGTGTGttgcgtcaaaatgacgcgtGTTCGTAGAGATAGGTATGTAAGAAACgcccgtaaacctagtgttaataaatttaaaaaaatcataaaaaataaaaatccaaaaaattcaaactattGAAGCGCCCGAGCACTTTCttttctttaaaaataaaaacaaattcttcCTTTGCGCCGCGAATTCAGACTCCCCTTTCATTATTCCACTTCTCTTAACGAAAACGTTATCTATCTTAATCCCTACCGACTGAACTCCGCAGGCGGAGTTTATCTGCTCTATTATCTACTACATATCTCTCTATTTATCTCTCTACCGCGACCTATcttatgttttatggaattttcGATTTGTGTGAAAAATTCAGACGTTCTTATTTGATAATTCTTTTTTGGATCTctatagtaaaaaaaacttcgcactattgaattatttatagaGGAGCtctgcaaaatttaaaaaaaaaatttaatttccaaatttaaaattcatcaaaatcataaaaaaaagaaaatgtaactcgaaatatttaaaaaaacaactaaaaaatagAAATCAAGACAAAAACcataacataataaaaaatcaaagaacttaaaaaataaaaaaaaccccaaaaattaaaaaaattcaatgaaaaaaggttttaattttttttttaaattcgaaaaaaaatatcaaataaacaaaaaataaaaacatcaagaaaatttaaaattgaagaaattcaataaatttaaaatatcctatttttcaaatttaaaacacaagaaaaaaaaataaaaattctaacaATTCCAACAATTCAACAAAaccataaaatacaaaaaaaacaaacaagtaatttttattttttatttatttattattaaaatatcACTGAAGCGCCCAAGCGGTCCAAGGCACTTTCTTCaggaaataaaaacaactttttactCCAAGCTGTGAGTTCAGACTCACAGCTTGGAGTAAAATTTATTTCTTCCAATTCCTACCGACAGCACCCCACAAGCGGAGTTTGCTTATTCTAACCTACTCTCTGTTTATCTCTCTACCGCACTATCTTATGATTTATGGAATTTTCCATGTGTATGGAAAACTCCGATATTCTTATTTGATCATTCTTTTTTGGATCTCTATAGTTAGAAAAATTCGCACTATTGAATTATTTACATTTAATttcgaaatttaaaatttagaattcatcaaattctaaaaaaagaaagaaaatttaactcgaaatatttaaaaaacaactaaaaaaaataaaatcactccaaaaaatataacaaaatgaaaaaaaaatcgaagaactttaaaaaaattaaaaaaatacaaaaattaaccCCTTGCCGTATTATTTGATTTCCTACAGCATGGACTAAACACGACCACAACGAGTCGTTCCATACTAAGTTGTGCGTACGTATCTGAGTTGTGCTGTGTGAATGAGACAAGCTTTTAGCCTTGCTTTGCTTTCTCACGAATACCGTGCGCCTGGAGCTATGCAATCATTTCATATCGATAGAccacgagtgaggttcgatgttgtacgttctggcacagtctTATCGCCACGAGTGTCGTTCGATGTTGTACGCGAAAGGGTTAAAGAAatcaatgaattaaaaaaaaatttaaaaagttttaaaaatttttgaaatttgaaaaaaatcgaacaaacaaaacatcaagaaatttttaaattaaagaaactcaaaaaattgaaaatatcatattttttttaatttaaaacacaagaaaaacaaatgaaaattctaaCAATTCAACAAAAccacaaaatagaaaaaaaaattatttagcaatttttattttttgcttttttctgtttttgtgtttttaaactatcatgattttcgaaaattcgaagtattaaaaaaaataaagatctcaaaaattcaaagagatataaaaatcaaaacatcgacagatttaaaaaaaatcgaaaacagacaaaaaatattttgttttaattttttaaatgttcaacaaatttcaaaaaaaatatgttaagaAGGGCGGTGAAAAgtttattttgggaaaaaaacatcCAACGCACGTTCTTTTCTTTTCTAGCTGGTTGTTTACAACACAGTTGCTGAAAAGACAAGTgacgaaagagagagagagaataaaaatgattcctctcgcgagcgacaAAGTTCTACAACATTGTCAGTTCATCTTACCCCCGCTATATGCCCGTACCAACCACAGCACACAGGTTCAACTTGTACCAGACCTACTCGTTGCGGTAGAAAAGTGaacatttgtatgtaggggttggTTTTTGGAGTCGGGGATGGTTCTTATGATGTTTCGAAACCCCTCTCCCCTCTTCAagagggggctaccatacaaatgaaacacaaatttctgcataatccgagaactaatcaagcaaatggagccaaatttggcaagatgaggttttagagggcaatAAATATTGCTGTGGTGATTTTACACTCTTCCtcactctctaagagggggttaagtaagggagtaaaaagtgcccccaaaccaaatcactagctgtatggcaaatattgtaaaggatattaaataagaaattttggcggtttatttgaacccctatgtggtttgacgcaGGATCTAtcgtgaaaaacgtactttttcgtttatttcacgccatcctcaatagatccgagataaaaatttgaaaaaaatactgaatgtgcatcttaccacggtgtatcaagaaaaattatcaaaatgcgATGTGCGATGGTTGTGCCGGATTGTTCTCAAATGCACACTTTCGATCAGTGATGACCAATTTCGATCACCGATCTGCAGCCGTTCCAGTCGCTTTCCAAACAATGCAAACGGAAATCGATAAACTGCACAATGCCGTGAACACTTTTGCTGCAAAGTTAGAAGAAAAGGCCAACACACCGACTCCCTTCGCTACACCCAACTTATGGCCCAGTAGAAACCGCATTAATACTCCCCTTGGTGCATTGAAACGTCGCAGGGCAAACGATGGCAATGCTTTAGACATTCCCAACGTTGCAGACAATGTAGGTACAAGAGCAGCTGGCATCATCAAAACGGTTCAACTCGAACTTTGTGCCGACGATGAGTTGTTCTGGATCCACCTTTCGGCCTTCCATCCTGCTACATCTGAAAACCAAATCTCTTCGCTCGTCAGTGAGTGCCTGGATCTGACCAGCGTGCCACCTATGGTGGTGAAGTTAGTTCCGAAAGGAAAAGATTTGAACTCGTTGCAGTTCGTTTCCTTCAAGGTTGGAATTGCAGTCCAGTACAAACAAAAAGCCCTCTTCAGTGACACGTGGCCCGAGAGTATCCGATTTCGGGAATTTGAAGATCATCGGTCAAAAAACGGTCCGAAAATTGTCAGTTTACTGTCAACGGCACCTCTCGAAGACAACTCCTCATCAAACATGAATGCATCGGATTCGATCTCGAACATCTCGAGTCAACGGTACCCTCTGCAAGACAACCGGGACGCACGCTGAGAAGCTCTTTGGAAGCTCCTTCTAATCCCGTAACAGTCGAGCCATCTTCCACCACACTCTTCAACTTCGCTTCCTACCGTCGCAGTCGTCCCGGCCCTGTATACGAAGGTTTAGAAGGGGTCTTCCAGCCTACACCTCCCGGCAAGTATACGTGTTTTGTCAGTCGATCTGTCCCTGAAGATCCTCCAAATTTCAGCCCTGTCTCTGACATCGACCATGAAGTACAACAAACGCTTTCTGTAAGCCAGCCTAATTCGATTGTGTC
Protein-coding sequences here:
- the LOC129773058 gene encoding uncharacterized protein LOC129773058 — protein: MNRCRQPRRSARRVRRSRSRNSAVKEEETGDEDTQLIIELSEDGSVEVISENLRILQDSEQGVGTERNITYYPLPATIYDGTYRHDRLGSPESEGTFTAEGAASKASGEWEPVVTEDGLEGGNDRSISIAGRVEGHAVGAIVEGSTTILLQLSTSEASARYQRVADWLREVNEMLGNDESGESVCHDDEGSPCSAEQEIMNRRKATRRMREVTMDILERVQGTPRESTLMKLQTTLEEILDYLGDKIVVHSHSRLNPVTASAARTEGIVGYYGDGDETAILVQPVRSTDPVGQGFASRSDGDRISVDLLEGFLRESMVSQENIIEQTLSTEPHVTAFASGERIVGVLSFPNTSSGAVITSSKSLQEMDSKTLTEQFRKLVHESYQKLLVQAHSKAECSGFIEQIKQELDQSLVNNGAGCSTIIQTVSKNWIKTKSNASPADLVHDLRMLIEQFILNNVLDERDMKCIAATIGQVFHSEQKTLSYEFKSSTVLDKIRTITQQLMNPSEDENHLLIINQIRETLEDIVRCQMTGKRPTDYRPWDVLRTFFEGIIFNSNAEPDSDSVIYALRDGLLDIFVKHETSQRALFEILKKFPTGEGTSRPPLTPLRSCPGVTLLTDHNTHQNASSEVLETPSSVEIVQKVHDLSSPDEPTGHGAGSILALMQALLLTFLRIIGSWSRELISLLDPKPSADLQPERSHSRSLNEKPSVSFNLLPGPADDETPSDSPQPEADSQGPNDAIDELRQLLLKSSLNGGTTPKRDAVPHCSLASSGPSKDLPSSRERMSAMLSKVLKESGAFKVTKRSPNTFHFELESISGDCVWSEDGGECAAFHGSVYDHEEGRALVFKTRTIVAESVSKVESQIECVQEVRKLSDDDGIGSGDCGLPSGESLE